From the genome of Rathayibacter sp. VKM Ac-2804:
GATGTAGAGGGTGGGCTGCGCGCGCTCGGTGATCGCGCGGTTGAGGTGCGCGTAGATCAGGTTGAGGCCGGGGGTCGTGCCCCAGTGGCCGAGCAGGCGCGGCTTGATGTGCTCCCTCGCGAGGGGCTCGCGCAGCAGCGGATTGGCGAGGAGGTAGATCTGGCCGACCGCGAGGTAGTTCGCGGCGCGCCACCAGGCGTCGATCGTGTCGAGGGTGGCGGGGTCGAGCGGACTGTCGTCGCGGGCGGCCCAGACGTGCTGAGCAGCGGCGGTGGTGAGGGATGCGGCCATGCTGCAACGCTCCCAGGCGAGCGGGCGGGGCGGAAGGGCCTTGCGGGCGGCGGGGCGCCGTCGGCACGGGGCTGCTCGCCGCAGAACATCGGCTGAGAAGGGAGGGCATCGCTCCTCAGCGGAGGCCCCCCTCTCTCAGCTGTTGTTCTGCAGCGGGTCAGCCGCGCGGGGTGGCCCGGCGGAGGATCAGGGCGCCGAGGACCGCGGACAGGGCTGTCGGGACGAGCAGCAGGGCGAAGGCGCCGGTGAAGCCGATGGCCTGGAAGGCGAGCCAGACGGAGTCCCAGCTCTCGGTGAGGGTGAACAGGGCGATCAGGCCGACGATCAGCGCGGCGAGGGCGAGGAAGAAGACGGTCATCCCCGTGGCCCGCCAGCGGACGTAGACCGCGGCGACCGCCGAGCCTGCGAAGAAGAAGAAGAGGAACAGGCTGAAGGTGGCGAAGGTCTGGGCGAGCCAGGAGACGTCGCCGTAGGCGGCGGCGCGGAACATGTAGCCGCCGAGCCCCCAGCCGTTCGTCGCCTGCTCGAGCGCGGACATCGTGGAGTAGAGGACGGTCCAGGCGGCGGACAGGCCGACGAAGGTCATCGCCGTGCCGAGGGAGTAGTCGCGGCGGGTCGAGCCGTAGCCCAGCGCGAGGGCGAAGGTGACGTTGGTGGCCTGGACGGCGACGACCAGCATGTAGATGAAGATGAAGGTCGTGCCGCCGGTGATCTGCACGCCGGAGTCGCCGCCGGCGGCCGGGACGCCGACCATCCGCAGCACGAGCAGCCAGATGATCAGGCTGCCGACGAAGATCGCGCCGAGGATCGCGAGCGGAGTGACGAGCAGCGTCGCCGGGTTCGCGAGGTGCAGGCGGACGATGCTGAGCAGGCGGTGGCGCGCGACGGAGCGCTGCGGGGCGAGGGCGGTCATGAGGCGGCCTTTCCGGTGGTCAGCTGGACGACGAGCTGCTGGAGCGAGACGGGCTCGAGCTCGAGGCCGCGGTGGCGGGCTTCGTCGCGGTCGGCGGTGCCGAGGTGGGGGAGCGTCGCGGTGGCGAGGCCGCCGACTCCGCTGCGGGAGAGGACCTCGCGGCCCTCGGTGAAGGAGTCGACCGCGGCACGGCTGCCGGTGACGGTCGCGGCGGCTCCGCGGAGCTCCTCGGTGTCGCTGTCGACGAGGAGGCGGCCGTCGTCGATGACGAGGACGTGCTCGAGGAGGCTGCTGACCTCGTCGATCAGATGGGTGGAGAGGACGACGGTGCGCGGGTGCTCGCCGAAGTCGGCGAGCAGGCGGTCGTAGAAGAGCTGCCGGGCGACGGCGTCGAGGCCGAGGTACGGCTCGTCGAAGAAGGTCAGCGGGGCGCGGGAGGCGAGGCCGACGATGACGCCGATCGCGGAGAGCTGGCCGCGGCTGAGCTTCTTGACGCGGCGATCGAGCGGGAGGCGGAAGTCGACGATGAGCTCTTGGGCGAACTCCTCGTCCCAGCCCTCGAAGAACCAGCGGGCGCTGCGGA
Proteins encoded in this window:
- a CDS encoding ABC transporter permease, whose protein sequence is MTALAPQRSVARHRLLSIVRLHLANPATLLVTPLAILGAIFVGSLIIWLLVLRMVGVPAAGGDSGVQITGGTTFIFIYMLVVAVQATNVTFALALGYGSTRRDYSLGTAMTFVGLSAAWTVLYSTMSALEQATNGWGLGGYMFRAAAYGDVSWLAQTFATFSLFLFFFFAGSAVAAVYVRWRATGMTVFFLALAALIVGLIALFTLTESWDSVWLAFQAIGFTGAFALLLVPTALSAVLGALILRRATPRG
- a CDS encoding ABC transporter ATP-binding protein; this encodes MSAVIEVAGLSKHYGSMHAVSDVSFTLEENRIHGLLGRNGAGKTTLMSLLTGQEFASTGSIRVFGETPVENAAVLSRTCFIKESQKYPEDFKVTHVLRSARWFFEGWDEEFAQELIVDFRLPLDRRVKKLSRGQLSAIGVIVGLASRAPLTFFDEPYLGLDAVARQLFYDRLLADFGEHPRTVVLSTHLIDEVSSLLEHVLVIDDGRLLVDSDTEELRGAAATVTGSRAAVDSFTEGREVLSRSGVGGLATATLPHLGTADRDEARHRGLELEPVSLQQLVVQLTTGKAAS